One genomic segment of Entelurus aequoreus isolate RoL-2023_Sb linkage group LG25, RoL_Eaeq_v1.1, whole genome shotgun sequence includes these proteins:
- the LOC133642281 gene encoding uncharacterized protein LOC133642281, with protein sequence MENLTSALTNSGSNINCLETFSGYEESLSPLEETASRLGRIIKPKPNLSCRRKREFISDEKKDASYWEKRRKNNEAAKRSREKRRLNDMVLENRVIALNDENVRLKTELLQLKLRFGLISTASYIEKSQQIETTGNSTGNGGSSSSSSSSTQYYSSGYSSSSQVMMNSDSSETEQSGRSDGHRQLVKYSPRGSLSDMSDSSSRDSPEPIPFEIKQEGDRLEMDITNSTTTQIMFNIHRGLASVPTHHQLQQHSQEMEAAYHSQQQQHHLHQQQPVSAIANQPATQPPAAQRSVILYGSSSASYPVNNLTRSHDIDVQKQSSSSSQRCVSRQPHSFAESSTETLAEVTKQLERKTLDSPSYELAGSQNEAVERRAYVCQPEQQETEVISQSLLYHHQPHSSYLSAHDEEPPVLAYEGDLPKEAYYQGQSSSSGKDTSSSDGDPRSSDKEASTDDEETSSYHNRHLSSLHHPASPQPSSLNFSQAQGRDTQGEVKGTALPHKLRLKHRAMSSGSTGGHCSGQESPNTPPSATPPPHPQHPYLSLSPQQNIRGLSPGIASKLAESEWEGTRTENGKKEAGGRRNKRRD encoded by the coding sequence ATGGAAAATCTAACTTCAGCCCTCACAAACTCAGGAAGTAACATAAACTGCCTTGAGACGTTCAGCGGTTATGAAGAGTCTCTATCACCTCTCGAAGAGACTGCGTCTCGACTGGGCCGCATCATCAAACCCAAACCGAACTTGAGCTGCAGGCGGAAGCGCGAGTTCATTTCGGATGAGAAAAAAGACGCTTCCTATTGGGAGAAACGGCGCAAGAACAATGAGGCGGCGAAGCGATCTCGTGAAAAGAGGCGTCTCAATGACATGGTTTTGGAGAACCGCGTCATTGCACTGAACGATGAGAATGTTCGGCTCAAGACAGAACTGCTCCAGTTGAAGCTACGCTTTGGTCTTATAAGCACCGCCTCTTACATTGAAAAGAGCCAGCAGATCGAGACAACAGGCAACAGCACAGGAAACGGAGGGTCATcctcttcatcctcctcctccacTCAGTACTACTCCAGTGGGTATTCCAGCAGCTCTCAGGTGATGATGAACTCTGACTCGTCTGAAACCGAGCAGTCTGGGCGAAGCGACGGCCACAGGCAGTTGGTAAAGTACTCCCCACGTGGTTCTCTGTCTGACATGTCCGACAGCTCCTCCAGAGACAGCCCGGAGCCAATTCCCTTTGAGATCAAGCAAGAAGGCGACAGGCTTGAGATGGATATTACCAACAGCACCACGACTCAGATCATGTTTAATATCCACCGCGGTCTGGCTTCGGTGCCGACTCATCACCAGCTCCAGCAGCATTCTCAAGAGATGGAGGCCGCTTATCACAGCCAGCAACAGCAGCACCATCTTCACCAGCAGCAGCCTGTTTCTGCAATCGCGAACCAGCCTGCCACCCAACCACCTGCTGCACAAAGGAGTGTCATTCTCTATGGCTCAAGCAGTGCCTCCTACCCTGTGAACAACTTGACCAGGTCCCACGATATCGACGTGCAGAAGCAGAGCAGCAGTAGCAGCCAGAGGTGCGTCAGCCGACAACCCCACTCCTTTGCAGAGAGTTCCACTGAGACTCTGGCAGAGGTGACAAAACAGCTGGAGAGAAAAACATTAGACTCTCCTTCATACGAGCTTGCAGGCAGCCAAAATGAAGCTGTGGAGAGACGTGCCTACGTTTGCCAGCCAGAGCAGCAAGAGACGGAGGTTATCAGCCAGTCCCTCCTGTACCACCACCAGCCTCATTCTTCATACCTCAGTGCCCATGACGAGGAGCCTCCTGTTCTTGCATATGAGGGAGATCTTCCTAAAGAGGCTTACTACCAAGGCCAGTCAAGTTCGTCCGGTAAGGACACCTCATCTAGTGATGGGGATCCAAGGAGCTCTGACAAAGAGGCCTCTACTGATGATGAGGAGACCTCCTCCTACCACAACCGACATCTTAGCAGCCTCCACCACCCAGCCTCCCCACAACCTTCATCCCTCAACTTCTCTCAAGCCCAAGGCCGGGACACCCAGGGAGAGGTGAAGGGCACAGCATTACCCCACAAACTCAGACTCAAACACCGGGCCATGAGCTCCGGCAGCACTGGAGGCCATTGCTCTGGCCAAGAGTCCCCGAATACGCCTCCCTCTGCCACCCCACCACCCCACCCGCAGCATCCTTATTTATCCCTGTCACCACAGCAGAACATTAGGGGCCTAAGCCCAGGCATAGCCTCTAAACTGGCAGAATCCGAGTGGGAGGGCACAAGGACTGAGAACGGAAAAAAGGAGGCAGGTGGACGACGGAACAAGAGGCGAGATTAA